One window from the genome of Paracoccus zhejiangensis encodes:
- a CDS encoding carbohydrate ABC transporter permease has product MDLLWLAVSTIVIGVFGCVAWFWGSNWILDAIYPPRGPNAGDNIRRANVIRPWLFLGPAILFLSLYLVYPVIGSFWASLHNASGSQFVGADNYVWLLGDAKFWESMRNNLFWLLVVPALSTLFGLLAAQLTDRIKWGSIGKSLIFMPMAISFVGAGVIWKFIYEYREEGESQIGLLNAIVTSLGGDPQVWLNLIPWNNFFLMIVLVWIQTGFAMVILSAALRGIPEETIEAAILDGASPMQVFFKIKVPQIMGTIAVVWTTITITVLKVFDIVFVMTNGQYGTQVLANYMYDWAFRANDAGRGSAIVIVLMLLVTPIMIWNIVNLRKEAR; this is encoded by the coding sequence ATGGATCTGTTGTGGCTCGCCGTCAGCACCATCGTGATCGGCGTATTCGGCTGCGTCGCGTGGTTCTGGGGCTCGAACTGGATACTGGACGCGATCTACCCGCCGCGCGGACCCAATGCCGGGGACAATATCCGGCGCGCGAATGTCATCCGCCCCTGGCTGTTCCTTGGCCCCGCGATCCTGTTCCTGTCGCTTTACCTGGTCTATCCGGTGATCGGCAGTTTCTGGGCCTCGCTGCACAACGCCAGCGGCAGCCAGTTCGTCGGCGCGGACAACTATGTCTGGCTGCTGGGCGATGCGAAATTCTGGGAATCGATGCGCAACAACCTGTTCTGGTTGCTGGTCGTTCCCGCCCTCTCGACCCTCTTTGGATTGCTCGCCGCGCAGCTGACCGACCGGATCAAATGGGGCAGCATCGGCAAGTCGCTGATCTTCATGCCGATGGCGATCAGCTTCGTCGGCGCCGGCGTCATCTGGAAATTCATCTACGAATATCGCGAGGAGGGTGAATCGCAGATCGGCCTGCTGAACGCCATCGTCACCTCGCTTGGCGGCGACCCGCAGGTCTGGCTGAACCTGATTCCGTGGAACAACTTCTTCCTGATGATCGTGCTCGTGTGGATCCAGACCGGCTTTGCGATGGTGATCCTGTCGGCTGCGCTGCGCGGCATTCCCGAGGAAACCATCGAAGCCGCCATTCTGGACGGCGCATCGCCGATGCAGGTCTTCTTCAAGATCAAGGTGCCGCAGATCATGGGCACCATCGCCGTGGTCTGGACCACCATCACCATCACCGTGCTGAAGGTCTTCGACATCGTCTTCGTCATGACCAACGGTCAATACGGCACGCAGGTTCTGGCGAACTACATGTATGACTGGGCGTTCCGGGCCAACGATGCCGGGCGCGGCTCGGCCATCGTCATCGTGCTGATGCTGCTCGTCACCCCGATCATGATCTGGAACATCGTAAACCTGCGCAAGGAGGCCCGCTGA
- a CDS encoding carbohydrate ABC transporter permease, whose translation MEGMAGQKSSLTWSVNIAALLLVILWTIPTFGLFVSSFRDRDQISTSGWWKSFSAQEQTGFVRTGTDDDATQDGGLYVLEGSLVTEGQDLIGWGTSARRPAEFAPGSSQTIEDGWELTVNEDGSYRLTSPTPFEMSRGERIFTTTTAPAKFTTANYTRVLTADGIGRAFINTATVTIPATIIPILIAAFAAYALAWMRFPGRALIMAVVVGLLVVPLQVALIPLLRFHNEIGIGKGYLGIWLAHTGFGLPLAIYLLRSYMAGLPREVIESARVDGATEFQIFRKIILPLSFPALASFSIFQFLWTWNDLLVATVFLGNTDEQRVMTAALREMMGSRGGEWEILATSAFISISVPLIVFFAMQRYLVRGLLAGSVK comes from the coding sequence ATGGAAGGCATGGCAGGACAGAAATCCTCGCTGACCTGGTCGGTCAACATCGCCGCGCTTCTGCTGGTGATCCTCTGGACCATCCCGACCTTCGGCCTGTTCGTCTCGTCGTTCCGCGATCGCGACCAGATCTCGACCTCGGGCTGGTGGAAATCCTTCTCGGCGCAGGAGCAGACGGGCTTCGTCCGCACCGGCACCGATGATGACGCGACCCAGGATGGCGGCCTCTATGTGCTGGAAGGTTCGCTGGTCACCGAGGGTCAGGACCTGATCGGCTGGGGCACCTCGGCCCGCCGGCCGGCTGAATTCGCGCCCGGCAGCAGCCAGACCATCGAGGATGGCTGGGAGCTGACGGTGAACGAAGATGGCAGCTATCGCCTGACCTCGCCCACCCCCTTCGAGATGAGCCGTGGCGAGCGGATCTTCACCACCACCACCGCCCCGGCGAAATTCACCACCGCCAACTATACGCGGGTGCTGACGGCGGACGGGATCGGCCGCGCCTTCATCAACACCGCGACCGTGACCATCCCGGCGACGATCATCCCGATCCTGATCGCGGCCTTTGCCGCCTATGCGCTGGCCTGGATGCGTTTCCCCGGTCGCGCGCTGATCATGGCGGTCGTGGTCGGGCTTCTGGTCGTGCCGCTGCAGGTGGCGCTGATCCCGCTTCTGCGCTTTCACAACGAGATCGGCATCGGCAAGGGCTATCTGGGCATCTGGCTCGCGCATACCGGCTTCGGCCTGCCATTGGCGATCTATCTCTTGCGCAGCTACATGGCAGGCTTGCCGCGCGAAGTGATCGAATCCGCCCGCGTCGACGGCGCGACCGAGTTCCAGATCTTCCGCAAGATCATCCTGCCGCTTTCCTTCCCGGCGCTGGCCTCGTTCTCGATCTTCCAGTTCCTCTGGACCTGGAACGACCTGCTGGTCGCCACCGTGTTCCTTGGCAACACCGATGAACAGCGGGTGATGACTGCGGCCCTGCGCGAGATGATGGGGTCGCGCGGCGGCGAATGGGAAATCCTGGCGACGTCGGCCTTCATCAGCATCTCGGTGCCGCTGATCGTCTTCTTCGCCATGCAACGTTACCTGGTCCGCGGATTGCTGGCCGGATCGGTCAAGTAA
- a CDS encoding alpha-amylase family glycosyl hydrolase, producing the protein MTKTTNDWWKGAVIYQIYPRSFQDTTDDGRGDLAGIAQRLDHVASLGVDAIWISPFFTSPMKDFGYDVSDYRGIDPQFGTMADFDRVIARAHELGLKVLIDLVLSHTSDQHPWFHESKSSRDNAKADWYVWADPKPDGTGPTNWLSIFGGSAWQWNPKREQYYLHNFLKEQPDLNFHNPDVQEALVDVARFWLERGVDGFRLDTINFYTHDAQLRDNPGLPPEQRRADTAPAVNPYNHQSHKFDKSQPENLVFLKKLRAVMDEYGAAAVGEIGDSERAWELLEEYTRGKNGVQMSYVFDFLSGEDLTAGRIVEVFDEKARRAPDGWPCWAFSNHDVVRHMSRWNLNPAAAKAYATVLMALQGSVCLYQGEELGLPEADIAYEDLQDPYGIEFWPEFKGRDGCRTPMAWEAKANDYAGFSTVKPWLPVPEAHRALAVSEQEDDPDSLLNHYRWSIGLRQKHPALRIGDQTAMKAEGSVLSFRRAAGEDKLQIRANLSNKPAAGLAPWQVEINEG; encoded by the coding sequence TTGACGAAGACGACGAATGACTGGTGGAAGGGCGCGGTGATCTATCAGATCTACCCGCGCAGCTTCCAGGACACGACGGATGACGGCCGGGGCGATCTCGCAGGGATCGCGCAGCGGCTGGACCATGTCGCGTCGCTGGGTGTGGATGCGATCTGGATCTCGCCCTTCTTCACCAGTCCCATGAAGGATTTCGGCTATGATGTCAGCGATTATCGCGGCATCGACCCGCAATTCGGGACCATGGCGGATTTCGACCGGGTGATCGCCCGTGCCCACGAGCTGGGGCTGAAGGTGCTGATCGACCTGGTGCTGTCGCACACCTCGGACCAGCATCCGTGGTTCCACGAAAGCAAATCCTCGCGCGATAATGCCAAGGCCGACTGGTATGTCTGGGCCGATCCGAAGCCCGATGGCACCGGGCCGACCAACTGGCTGTCGATCTTTGGCGGCAGCGCCTGGCAGTGGAACCCCAAGCGCGAGCAGTATTACCTGCACAACTTCCTGAAGGAACAGCCCGACCTGAACTTCCACAACCCGGATGTGCAGGAGGCGCTGGTCGACGTGGCCCGCTTCTGGCTGGAACGGGGCGTCGACGGCTTCCGGCTGGATACGATCAACTTCTATACCCATGACGCGCAGCTGCGCGACAATCCGGGCCTGCCGCCCGAGCAGCGGCGGGCGGATACCGCGCCAGCTGTGAACCCCTACAACCACCAGAGCCACAAGTTCGACAAGTCGCAGCCCGAGAACCTGGTCTTCCTGAAGAAGCTGCGGGCGGTCATGGACGAATACGGCGCCGCCGCCGTCGGCGAGATCGGCGACAGCGAACGAGCCTGGGAGCTCTTGGAGGAATATACCCGCGGCAAGAACGGCGTGCAGATGTCCTATGTCTTCGACTTCCTGTCGGGCGAGGATCTGACCGCCGGCCGCATCGTCGAGGTCTTCGACGAGAAAGCGCGTCGCGCCCCCGATGGCTGGCCCTGCTGGGCCTTTTCCAACCATGACGTGGTCCGCCACATGTCGCGCTGGAACCTGAACCCCGCCGCCGCCAAGGCCTATGCAACGGTGCTGATGGCGCTGCAGGGCTCCGTCTGCCTCTACCAGGGCGAGGAATTGGGCCTGCCCGAGGCCGATATCGCCTATGAGGACCTGCAGGACCCCTATGGCATCGAATTCTGGCCCGAGTTCAAGGGCCGCGACGGCTGCCGCACGCCGATGGCCTGGGAGGCCAAGGCCAATGACTATGCCGGCTTCTCGACGGTGAAGCCGTGGCTACCGGTGCCCGAGGCGCATCGCGCGCTGGCGGTCAGCGAGCAGGAGGATGACCCGGATTCGCTGCTGAACCACTACCGCTGGTCGATCGGCCTGCGGCAGAAGCATCCGGCGCTGCGCATCGGCGATCAGACCGCGATGAAGGCCGAGGGTTCGGTCCTGTCCTTCCGCCGCGCGGCGGGCGAGGACAAGCTGCAGATCCGCGCGAACCTGTCGAACAAACCTGCGGCGGGGCTGGCGCCCTGGCAGGTCGAGATTAACGAGGGATAG
- a CDS encoding ABC transporter ATP-binding protein has translation MADLNLKDVAKSYGDVHVLRNINLDIKSGEFIVFVGPSGCGKSTLLRMIAGLEQITGGTLKIDGGVMNDIPPSQRGIAMVFQSYALYPHMTVRDNMAFALKIAGKSKAEIQEATDRAGKMLQLTPYLDRLPKALSGGQRQRVAIGRSIVRDPKVYLFDEPLSNLDAALRVATRIEIAQLKASMPDRTMIYVTHDQTEAMTLADRIVVLAGGGIAQVGAPLELYERPMTEFVAQFIGSPAMNLLPGKVVQTGQVTTVQLDGGGIAHAAIPTQPGDEGMRVNVGVRPEDMVETDGDVLFEGQVDLSEALGEVTLHYFGTNQPDGKAPVVAKLPGIHRDMGGKTVRLTAAPEKLHLFHDGRSLLYRH, from the coding sequence ATGGCTGATCTGAATTTGAAGGATGTCGCCAAATCCTATGGCGACGTGCATGTCCTTCGGAACATCAATCTGGACATCAAGTCCGGCGAGTTCATCGTCTTCGTCGGCCCGTCCGGCTGCGGCAAGTCAACGCTGCTGAGGATGATCGCCGGGCTGGAGCAGATCACCGGCGGCACGCTGAAGATCGATGGCGGGGTGATGAACGACATCCCACCCAGCCAGCGCGGCATCGCCATGGTGTTCCAGTCCTATGCGCTTTACCCGCATATGACCGTGCGGGACAACATGGCCTTCGCGCTGAAGATCGCCGGCAAGTCCAAGGCCGAGATCCAGGAAGCAACCGACCGCGCCGGCAAGATGCTGCAGCTGACCCCCTATCTGGACCGTCTGCCCAAGGCCCTGTCCGGCGGCCAGCGCCAGCGCGTCGCCATCGGCCGCTCGATCGTGCGCGACCCCAAGGTCTATCTCTTCGACGAGCCATTGTCGAACCTCGATGCCGCCCTGCGCGTCGCCACGCGGATCGAGATCGCCCAGCTGAAGGCCTCGATGCCCGACCGGACGATGATCTACGTGACCCATGACCAGACCGAGGCCATGACCCTTGCCGACCGCATCGTGGTGCTGGCCGGTGGCGGCATCGCCCAGGTCGGCGCCCCGCTGGAGCTCTATGAGCGGCCGATGACCGAATTCGTCGCCCAGTTCATCGGCAGCCCGGCGATGAACCTGCTGCCCGGCAAGGTGGTCCAGACCGGCCAGGTCACCACCGTCCAGCTGGATGGCGGCGGCATCGCCCATGCGGCCATCCCAACCCAGCCCGGCGACGAGGGAATGCGCGTCAACGTGGGTGTGCGCCCCGAGGACATGGTCGAAACCGACGGCGATGTTCTGTTCGAGGGCCAGGTCGATCTCAGCGAGGCCCTGGGCGAGGTGACGCTGCATTACTTCGGCACCAATCAGCCCGACGGCAAGGCCCCGGTCGTCGCCAAGCTGCCCGGCATCCATCGCGACATGGGCGGCAAGACCGTACGCCTGACCGCCGCGCCCGAGAAGCTGCACCTGTTCCATGATGGCCGGTCGCTGCTCTATCGTCACTGA
- a CDS encoding calcium-binding protein produces the protein MNRIDGTNNTISYEAIYGTDASDWIYSYDGFDVVHGGPGKDIYTPGNDGDLKLFRDFQDGSDLIDLSGWGVTSFDQLVITEIDATKIKISTADGSHYVDVSPMYDVGQITVDATDFIYAGTPLHEYSTGFDNVSVTVNEYALHFGNGGTNWLNLGDLVRGAQTRDGGAVVIMDDDALGNGTFTVRGVTQHFFDFQNIRGTNAQDTLVGDQQDNNLAGLGNADEIHGGGGDDRLFGNIGSDTLYGDNGADVLNGGDGYDQMWGGAGADKFVFVSFDTRSDLVRDYEDGIDQLDISQWGADSMDDLTLTDLGAGRVRVALADSSLSFELRDTDRSLHSADLDSSDFIFT, from the coding sequence ATGAACAGAATCGACGGTACCAACAACACCATCAGTTACGAGGCCATCTACGGAACTGACGCTTCGGACTGGATCTACAGTTATGACGGGTTCGACGTCGTCCATGGCGGGCCGGGGAAAGATATCTACACGCCCGGAAATGACGGCGACCTGAAGTTGTTTCGTGACTTTCAGGACGGTAGCGACCTCATTGATCTGAGCGGCTGGGGCGTGACCAGTTTTGACCAGCTCGTCATCACTGAGATTGATGCGACCAAGATCAAAATCTCCACTGCGGATGGCAGTCACTACGTCGATGTCAGTCCTATGTATGATGTCGGTCAAATCACGGTGGACGCCACTGATTTTATCTATGCTGGCACCCCGCTGCATGAATACTCGACCGGCTTCGATAATGTGTCGGTGACAGTGAACGAATATGCGCTGCATTTCGGCAATGGCGGCACGAACTGGCTGAATCTGGGCGATCTCGTCCGTGGGGCCCAGACCAGAGATGGTGGAGCCGTGGTCATCATGGATGACGACGCCCTTGGCAATGGCACCTTCACCGTAAGGGGCGTAACCCAGCATTTCTTTGATTTCCAGAATATCCGCGGGACGAATGCCCAGGACACGCTGGTCGGCGATCAGCAGGACAACAATCTGGCCGGGCTTGGCAACGCTGACGAAATTCATGGCGGCGGCGGGGATGATCGCCTGTTCGGTAATATCGGGTCCGACACGCTCTATGGCGATAACGGCGCTGATGTACTGAACGGCGGCGACGGCTATGACCAGATGTGGGGCGGTGCCGGGGCGGACAAGTTCGTCTTCGTCAGCTTCGACACGCGCAGTGATCTGGTCCGCGACTACGAGGACGGGATTGACCAGCTGGATATCAGCCAGTGGGGTGCCGACAGCATGGACGATCTGACCCTCACCGATCTGGGTGCTGGTCGCGTCCGGGTGGCGCTTGCCGATTCGTCCCTCAGCTTCGAGCTGCGAGATACCGACCGCTCGTTGCATTCCGCGGACCTCGACAGCTCAGACTTCATCTTTACCTGA
- the argC gene encoding N-acetyl-gamma-glutamyl-phosphate reductase — MAYQVFIDGEAGTTGLQIRDRLANRDDIQLVQVDPARRKEPEARREAFAAADVAILCLPDDAAREAVALAEGLDVRFIDASTAHRVADGWVYGFAEVAAGAREAIAAAKNVSNPGCYSTGAIAIIAPLVAAGLVAKDEALSIIGVSGYTGGGKAMIADFDAGEAPAHFIYALDQHHKHLPEIIARTGLTTRPVFSPAVGNFAQGMAIQLPLQLGGGRSLATLHQALADHYAGAQFVRVVTAEEAGPRIVPTKLNDTNMLEISVHGDDANGCANVIAVLDNLGKGASGAAVQNLNIMLGVDEGAGL; from the coding sequence ATGGCCTATCAGGTGTTCATCGACGGCGAAGCAGGCACGACGGGTCTTCAGATCCGCGATCGTCTGGCGAATCGCGATGATATCCAACTGGTCCAGGTCGATCCCGCCCGCCGCAAGGAGCCCGAGGCCCGGCGCGAGGCCTTTGCCGCCGCCGATGTGGCGATCCTGTGCCTGCCCGACGATGCCGCCCGCGAGGCGGTGGCGCTGGCCGAGGGGCTGGATGTGCGGTTCATTGACGCATCCACGGCGCATCGTGTGGCCGATGGCTGGGTCTACGGCTTTGCCGAGGTCGCAGCCGGCGCCCGCGAGGCCATTGCCGCGGCCAAGAATGTCAGCAATCCGGGCTGCTATTCCACCGGTGCCATCGCCATCATCGCGCCGCTGGTTGCTGCCGGGCTGGTGGCGAAGGACGAGGCTTTGTCGATCATCGGCGTCAGCGGCTATACCGGCGGGGGCAAGGCGATGATTGCCGATTTCGACGCTGGCGAGGCGCCAGCGCATTTCATTTATGCGCTGGACCAGCATCACAAGCACCTGCCCGAGATCATCGCCCGCACCGGGCTGACCACGCGACCGGTGTTTTCACCGGCAGTCGGGAATTTCGCCCAGGGCATGGCGATCCAGCTGCCGCTGCAACTGGGCGGCGGGCGCAGCCTTGCGACTCTGCATCAGGCGCTGGCCGATCACTATGCGGGCGCACAATTCGTCCGCGTGGTGACGGCGGAAGAGGCGGGACCCCGCATCGTGCCGACCAAGCTCAATGACACCAACATGCTGGAAATCTCGGTCCATGGTGACGACGCCAATGGCTGCGCCAATGTCATCGCGGTGCTGGACAATCTGGGCAAGGGTGCCTCGGGCGCGGCGGTGCAGAACCTGAACATCATGCTGGGCGTGGACGAGGGCGCGGGGCTGTAA
- a CDS encoding ABC transporter permease — translation MSDIAFPPRAWATAFLGIARRETLRFVNQRGRFLAALVRPLVWLFIFAAGFRAVLGMSITPPYQTYVLYEVYVTPGLCAMIQLFNGMQSSLSMVYDRETGAMRTLLVSPFPRWFLLGSKLVAGVIVSIIQVYTFLAIAWFWDIRPPVWGYVAVLPALVLSGMMLGAMGLFLSSAIRQLENFAGVMNFVIFPMFFASSALYPLWRMRESSVLLHDICALNPFTHAVELIRFALYLQVNWLSLTVVLGCLAGFFGAAVFMYDPAKGAWGRRKGAT, via the coding sequence ATGAGTGATATCGCCTTTCCGCCCCGGGCCTGGGCCACGGCCTTCCTTGGCATCGCCCGGCGCGAGACGTTGCGCTTCGTGAACCAGCGCGGCCGCTTCCTCGCGGCGCTGGTCCGGCCCTTGGTCTGGCTTTTCATCTTCGCTGCCGGATTCCGGGCCGTGCTGGGCATGTCGATCACGCCGCCCTACCAGACCTATGTGCTCTACGAGGTCTACGTGACCCCCGGCCTCTGCGCCATGATCCAGCTGTTCAACGGCATGCAATCCTCGCTCTCGATGGTCTATGACCGCGAGACCGGGGCGATGCGGACGCTGCTCGTCAGCCCGTTTCCGCGCTGGTTCCTTCTGGGGTCGAAACTGGTCGCCGGGGTGATCGTCTCGATCATCCAGGTCTATACCTTCCTCGCCATCGCCTGGTTCTGGGACATCCGCCCGCCGGTCTGGGGCTATGTCGCGGTGCTGCCGGCGCTAGTCCTGTCGGGGATGATGCTGGGGGCGATGGGGCTGTTTCTCAGCTCGGCCATCCGCCAGCTCGAGAACTTCGCCGGGGTAATGAACTTCGTCATCTTTCCGATGTTCTTCGCCTCCTCGGCGCTCTATCCGCTGTGGCGAATGCGCGAAAGCTCGGTCCTGTTGCACGACATCTGCGCTCTCAACCCCTTCACCCATGCGGTCGAGCTGATCCGCTTTGCCCTCTATCTGCAGGTGAACTGGCTGTCTCTGACCGTGGTCCTAGGCTGTTTGGCGGGGTTCTTTGGCGCGGCGGTCTTCATGTATGATCCGGCCAAGGGCGCCTGGGGGCGCAGGAAGGGGGCCACATGA
- a CDS encoding ABC transporter ATP-binding protein, whose product MTPALQISDVSHSFGPVEALRNVSLSVPRGGFTALLGVNGAGKTTLFSLITRLYNNTSGSIAVAGYDLRRQPAQALARLGVVFQSRALDADLTVAQNLMYHASLHGIPRAEARGRIGDVLRQVDLAERAGDRVNALSGGQQRRAEIARALIHRPDLLLLDEATVGLDVKSRAEVLALTRRLIAERGVSALWATHILDEIQPDDGLVILHKGQVLENGRAGDVSGERGLTQSFLDLTGVAA is encoded by the coding sequence ATGACCCCGGCCCTTCAGATCAGCGATGTCAGCCACAGCTTCGGCCCGGTCGAAGCCCTGCGCAACGTATCGCTGAGCGTGCCGAGGGGCGGGTTCACCGCGCTTCTGGGGGTGAACGGGGCGGGCAAGACCACGCTTTTCTCGCTGATCACCCGGCTTTACAACAATACCTCGGGCAGCATCGCTGTCGCCGGCTATGACCTGCGCCGCCAGCCGGCGCAGGCCCTGGCGCGGCTGGGGGTGGTGTTTCAAAGCCGCGCGCTCGATGCCGATCTGACCGTGGCGCAGAACCTGATGTATCACGCCAGCCTGCACGGCATTCCGCGCGCCGAGGCCCGCGGCCGCATCGGTGATGTGCTGAGGCAGGTCGATCTGGCCGAGCGCGCCGGGGACCGGGTCAACGCCCTGTCCGGCGGTCAGCAGCGCCGGGCCGAGATCGCCCGCGCCCTGATCCACCGCCCCGATCTGCTGCTTCTGGACGAGGCGACCGTGGGTCTTGACGTGAAGTCCCGCGCCGAGGTGCTGGCCTTGACCCGTCGGTTGATCGCCGAGCGCGGTGTTTCGGCGCTCTGGGCCACGCATATCCTTGACGAGATCCAGCCCGATGACGGGCTGGTCATCCTGCACAAGGGGCAGGTGCTGGAAAACGGCAGGGCCGGGGATGTCTCGGGCGAACGGGGCCTGACGCAATCCTTCCTCGACCTGACGGGCGTGGCGGCATGA
- a CDS encoding YVTN family beta-propeller repeat protein → MKHALVLTLCLAASPALANRVFVTNEKGNDVTVIDSETMEVIGSYPAGNRPRGITISPDGKELYVCASDDDLVRVFNPETMEETHTLPSGPDPELFVLHPSGNPLYIANEDDNLVTVVDTQTHKVLAEIPVGVEPEGMGVSPDGKFVINTSETTNMAHFIDTESFEIVANVLVDSRPRFAQYNDAGTKLYVTSEIGGTVSVIDPATQQITTKIGFDIPGVLPEAIQPVGARVTADGKTVFVALGPANRVAVIDGETDEVIDYLLVGQRVWQLGFSPDQKYLFTTNGNSNDVSVIDVAAREVIKSIPVGQQPWGVVVAPN, encoded by the coding sequence ATGAAACACGCCCTTGTCCTTACCCTCTGCCTTGCCGCCAGCCCGGCGCTGGCCAACCGCGTCTTCGTGACCAATGAAAAGGGCAATGACGTGACCGTCATCGACAGCGAGACGATGGAGGTGATCGGCAGCTATCCCGCCGGCAACCGCCCGCGTGGCATCACCATCAGCCCCGATGGCAAGGAACTGTATGTCTGCGCCAGCGACGACGACCTGGTGCGGGTCTTCAATCCCGAGACGATGGAAGAGACCCATACCCTGCCATCGGGTCCCGATCCCGAGCTGTTCGTTCTGCACCCCTCGGGCAATCCGCTCTATATCGCCAACGAGGATGACAACCTGGTCACCGTGGTCGACACCCAGACCCACAAGGTGCTGGCCGAGATCCCGGTGGGGGTGGAACCCGAGGGCATGGGCGTCAGCCCGGATGGCAAGTTCGTCATCAACACCTCGGAAACCACAAACATGGCGCATTTCATCGATACCGAAAGCTTCGAGATCGTCGCCAATGTGCTGGTCGACAGCCGCCCCCGCTTTGCCCAGTATAACGATGCCGGGACCAAGCTTTACGTCACCAGCGAGATCGGCGGCACGGTCAGCGTAATCGACCCGGCGACACAGCAGATCACCACCAAGATCGGGTTTGACATTCCCGGCGTCCTGCCCGAGGCGATCCAGCCCGTGGGCGCGCGGGTGACGGCGGACGGCAAGACCGTTTTCGTGGCGCTTGGCCCGGCGAACCGGGTGGCGGTGATCGATGGCGAGACCGACGAGGTGATTGATTACCTTCTGGTCGGCCAGCGCGTCTGGCAGCTGGGCTTCTCGCCGGACCAGAAATACCTGTTCACCACCAACGGCAATTCCAACGACGTTTCGGTCATAGACGTGGCCGCGCGCGAGGTGATCAAATCCATTCCGGTTGGCCAGCAGCCCTGGGGCGTGGTCGTCGCACCGAACTAG
- a CDS encoding ABC transporter substrate-binding protein produces MFQRIIILLAGLAGFALPAVAQQAAEPVLIRSAVLRVDNPGLPPISRLELPTEDLGFAGARLAIEDNDTTGRFMGQDFEAVEVAATPETAAAELDKLIGEGIQFVVVLADDPTTLALADQAGDRALILNALARGDNLRGADCRFNTVHVAPSHAMIADGLAQFLVWKQWQNWFLIKGSHPQDEDLAQAFQRAATKFGAKIVEERVYEDTGGARRTDSGHVQVQKQMPVFTQRAPEHDAVIAADEADIFAAYLPYQTWDPRPVAGSAGLVPRSWHPAMEAWGATQFQNRFEKLAGRQMREADYQAWLALRIIGEAATRQQSADPAVLKEFILSPDFDVAGFKGQKLTVRDWDHQLRQPILLTTGLLMASVSPQDQFLHQTSALDTLGIDRPETECSF; encoded by the coding sequence ATGTTTCAGAGAATCATCATACTTTTGGCGGGGTTGGCCGGGTTCGCGCTGCCTGCTGTGGCCCAGCAGGCAGCAGAACCGGTTCTGATCCGCTCGGCGGTGTTGCGGGTGGACAATCCCGGCTTGCCGCCGATTTCCCGGCTGGAATTGCCGACCGAGGATCTGGGCTTTGCCGGGGCGCGGCTGGCGATAGAGGATAATGACACCACCGGTCGCTTCATGGGGCAGGATTTCGAGGCCGTCGAAGTGGCCGCCACGCCCGAGACGGCGGCGGCGGAACTGGACAAGCTGATCGGTGAGGGCATCCAGTTCGTCGTGGTGCTGGCTGATGACCCGACGACGCTGGCGCTGGCCGATCAGGCGGGCGACCGGGCGTTGATCCTGAATGCGCTGGCGCGGGGCGACAACCTGCGCGGCGCCGATTGCCGCTTCAACACCGTCCATGTCGCGCCGAGCCACGCCATGATCGCCGATGGTCTGGCGCAGTTCCTGGTGTGGAAACAGTGGCAGAACTGGTTCCTGATCAAGGGCAGCCACCCGCAGGACGAGGATCTGGCGCAGGCCTTCCAGCGCGCCGCGACGAAATTCGGCGCCAAGATCGTCGAGGAACGGGTCTATGAGGATACCGGCGGCGCTAGGCGCACCGATTCCGGCCATGTTCAGGTGCAAAAGCAGATGCCGGTCTTTACCCAGCGCGCACCGGAACATGACGCAGTGATCGCCGCCGACGAGGCCGACATCTTCGCCGCCTACCTGCCCTACCAGACCTGGGACCCACGCCCGGTGGCGGGCTCGGCCGGGCTGGTGCCGCGCAGCTGGCATCCGGCGATGGAAGCCTGGGGCGCGACCCAGTTCCAGAACCGCTTCGAGAAACTGGCCGGCCGGCAGATGCGCGAGGCCGATTACCAGGCCTGGCTGGCGCTGAGGATCATCGGCGAGGCGGCGACGCGCCAGCAATCCGCCGATCCGGCGGTGCTGAAAGAGTTCATCCTGTCGCCCGATTTCGACGTGGCCGGATTCAAGGGCCAGAAACTGACCGTCCGCGACTGGGATCACCAGCTGCGCCAGCCGATCCTGCTGACCACCGGCCTGTTGATGGCCAGCGTCAGCCCGCAGGACCAGTTCCTGCACCAGACCAGCGCGCTGGATACGCTGGGGATCGACCGCCCCGAAACCGAATGCTCGTTCTGA